The Carassius gibelio isolate Cgi1373 ecotype wild population from Czech Republic chromosome B22, carGib1.2-hapl.c, whole genome shotgun sequence genome window below encodes:
- the LOC127988564 gene encoding RNA 3'-terminal phosphate cyclase-like, whose amino-acid sequence MAATAFEMDGSVMEGGGQILRVSVALSCIQGTSIKINKIRAGRSTPGLRPQHLSGLELVRDMCSGSLEGATVGSTEITLAPGKIKGGNHIADTHTAGSVGLLMQVSLPCALFAQGPSELCLKGGTNAEMAPQIDYTLKVFKPIAERFGVQFVCDLKMRGYYPKGGGEVVLKVNPVKELSPINLTERGNITKIYGRAFVAGVLPFKLAKDMSTAAVRTIRKEIKDLYINIQSLQEKDKACGNGNGIIIIAESSTGCLFAGSSLGKKGVYADKVGIEAAEMLLRNIRHNGCVDEFLQDQLIIFMALANGTSRIRTGPITLHTQTAIHVAEQLTNAKFVIRKSEDELANNTYVIECQGVGATNPNL is encoded by the exons ATGGCCGCAACTGCGTTTGAAATGGACGGGAGTGTAATGGAAGGG ggagGACAGATTCTGAGGGTTTCTGTGGCGCTCAGCTGCATCCAAGGGACgtccatcaaaataaataaaatccgaGCCGGCAGAAGCACACCGGGTTTGAG GCCCCAGCATCTGTCAGGTCTCGAGCTGGTGAGGGACATGTGCAGCGGCAGTCTGGAAGGAGCCACAGTGGGATCCACGGAAATTACGCTTGCTCCTGGGAAAATCAAGGGGGGGAATCACATCGCAGACACTCATACGGCCGG AAGCGTGGGACTGCTGATGCAGGTCTCGCTGCCGTGTGCCCTCTTCGCTCAGGGTCCGTCAGAGCTGTGCCTGAAGGGAGGAACCAATGCTGAGATGGCACCCCAGATCGATTACACACTGAAG GTCTTCAAACCAATCGCGGAGAGATTCGGAGTTCAGTTTGTCTGCGATTTGAAAATGAG AGGTTACTATCCTAAGGGAGGAGGTGAGGTGGTGCTCAAGGTGAATCCTGTGAAGGAACTGAGTCCCATCAACTTGACCGAAAGAGGGAATATCACCAAGATCTACGGCAGGGCCTTCGTGGCTGGAGTGCTGCCCTTTAAG TTGGCGAAGGACATGTCCACAGCGGCGGTCCGCACTATCAGAAAAGAAATTAAGGATCTGTACATCAACATTCAGTCTTTGCAAGAGAAGGACAAGGCCTGCGGCAATGGCAATGGGATTAT AATAATTGCAGAATCATCCACCGGCTGCTTATTTGCAGGATCATCTCTTGGCAAAAAAG gTGTATATGCTGACAAAGTTGGCATCGAGGCTGCAGAAATGTTGCTGAGAAACATCAGGCATAATGGTTGCGTGGACGAGTTCTTGCAAGACCAG cttatTATTTTCATGGCCTTGGCAAACGGCACATCCAGAATACGAACGGGCCCAATCACTCTCCACACACAAACGGCAATCCACGTGGCCGAGCAGCTCACGAAT GCAAAATTTGTTATACGTAAATCAGAGGATGAGCTTGCTAACAATACCTACGTTATCGAGTGCCAAGGAGTGGGTGCCACCAATCCTAACTTGTGA
- the LOC127988432 gene encoding lipoamide acyltransferase component of branched-chain alpha-keto acid dehydrogenase complex, mitochondrial, translating into MATVITVRAPFAFMRRLVSARLHRHCCSKLQAACLVSRPHSYSLIAGQQHRFFRTSYVAARPIMQFKLSDIGEGIMEVTVKEWYVKEGDKVSQFDSICEVQSDKASVTITSRYDGVIRKLYYDVDAIALVGKPLVDIETDGGQVKGPQEDVVETPAVSQEEHTHQEIKGHKTQATPAVRRLAMENNIKLSEVVATGKDGRILKEDILNFIAKQTGAILPPASYQEIRPPPPAAAVPSAPAAKPKEKMTPPSAPTPAIPKPVFTGKDHTEPIKGFQKAMVKTMSAALKIPHFGYKDEVDLSQLVRLRSELKGLAESRGVKLSYMPFFIKAASLGLLHFPILNSSLDENCTNITYKAAHNIGLAMDTNQGLLVPNVKNVQMLSIFEIAVELNRLQTLGLAGQLGTPDLTGGTFTLSNIGSIGGTYAKPVILPPEVAIGALGKIQVLPRFNHKGEVVKAHVMNVSWSADHRIIDGATMSRFSNLWRSYLENPASMVLDLK; encoded by the exons ATGGCGACCGTCATCACTGTGCGGGCTCCATTCGCATTTATGAGACGCCTG GTCTCTGCTCGCCTGCACAGACACTGCTGTTCCAAGCTCCAGGCTGCTTGCCTTGTATCTCGACCCCACTCATATTCCCTCATCGCTGGCCAACAGCATCGTTTCTTTCGCACAAGCTATG TTGCAGCGAGACCAATTATGCAGTTCAAGCTCTCCGATATTGGAGAAGGCATTATGGAAGTTACGGTTAAAGAatg GTACGTGAAAGAAGGCGACAAAGTGTCTCAGTTCGACAGCATCTGTGAAGTGCAGAGTGACAAAGCGTCTGTCACCATCACCAGCCGTTACGACGGAGTCATTCGCAAACTCTACTATGATGTCGATGCCATTGCCCTCGTAGGCAAACCTCTCGTTGACATTGAAACGGACGGAGGTCAAG TGAAGGGTCCTCAGGAGGATGTGGTGGAGACCCCAGCCGTGTCCCAAGAGGAGCACACGCACCAGGAGATCAAAGGTCACAAGACCCAGGCCACCCCAGCCGTCAGACGCTTAGCCATGGAGAACAAT ATTAAATTAAGTGAAGTCGTCGCCACTGGAAAAGATGGCCGCATTCTCAAAGAAGACATCCTGAACTTCATAGCCAAACAGACGGGGGCCATCTTACCCCCAGCATCCTACCAGGAGATTCGTCCTCCCCCTCCTGCGGCCGCAGTACCTTCAGCTCCAGCCGCGAAGCCCAAAGAGAAGATGACTCCACCTAGTGCACCCACTCCTGCGATCCCTAAACCTGTTTTCACAGGCAAAGACCACACTGAGCCCATTAAAG GCTTTCAGAAGGCAATGGTTAAGACTATGTCTGCAGCCCTGAAGATCCCTCACTTCGGTTACAAAGATGAAGTGGATCTGAGCCAGTTGGTTCGGTTGCGCTCCGAGCTAAAAGGCCTTGCCGAGTCGCGAGGAGTGAAGCTCAGCTACATGCCGTTCTTCATCAAG GCAGCATCTCTTGGTCTCCTCCATTTTCCCATTCTCAACTCTTCTTTGGATGAAAACTGCACAAATATCACCTATAAG GCTGCTCATAACATTGGCCTGGCGATGGATACCAATCAAGGTCTTCTGGTACCCAACGTCAAGAACGTACAGATGCTCAGCATCTTTGAAATCGCAGTTGAGCTCAACCGCCTGCAGACGTTGGGCTTGGCAGGGCAGTTGGGGACCCCTGACCTCACGGGGGGAACGTTTACGCTGTCAAACATCGGATCG ATTGGAGGAACCTATGCAAAGCCGGTCATATTGCCGCCCGAGGTTGCCATCGGTGCTCTTGGGAAGATACAG GTGCTGCCCCGGTTCAACCACAAGGGCGAGGTAGTGAAAGCACATGTCATGAACGTAAGCTGGTCTGCTGATCACCGGATCATCGACGGAGCCACCATGAGTCGTTTCTCCAACCTGTGGAGATCGTACTTGGAAAACCCCGCTTCCATGGTCCTGGATCTGAAATAG